ACGTGCGTCAGACCTTGGAAGAAGTGCCGCGCGCGGGATTTACGCTGACCGAACAGCCTGATGATCTGGGCAAGGCTTGGGATGATTGGTTCTCGACGCGCTACGAGCAAAAAGCCCTGCGCGAAGGCCGCACACCGCATTACATGACTTTTATCCGCAACTGATTTTTGAAGGCAGACTCTCCCCATGACAGCCAAGACACGCATCGTCCTTTCCAGCGATCACGCCGATATCGAATTGCGCAAAACCATCGCCGCGCATGTTGCAGCCCTTGGCTACGAGGTCGAAGACATCGGCCCGATGACATCCGAAAGCACCCATTACCCCAAGCACGGTGAAGCCGCCGCGCGGCGGGTGGCGTCAGGTGATTGCGCTTTGGGCATCATCGTTTGCGGCACGGGGCAGGGCATCATGATGGCGGCCAACAAGGTCAAAGGCATCCGCTGCGGTGTGTGTTCCGACACATTCTCCGCCCGTATGATCCGCCAGCACAATAACGCCAACATGCTGTCCTTGGGCGCACGGGTGATCGGCGAGGGGCTGGCGCTGGATATCGTGGACGCCTTCTTGGGTGCCGAGTTCGAGGGCGGGCGCCATGCGACGCGGGTGGATATGATTAGCGCGATTGAGGGTTAGCGTTCGGAGCGCAAGCCGGGCGGTCGGCGGACCGGGGGTGGGCGATCTTTCATAGCAGTTTGGCAGTTTATTTCGGCCAAGTTCATCTTCCCCCACAAGCCGTTGCGCCCGTAGCAAAATCGCCGACCCGTGGGACGGTTCGACGATCGCCCGGCGCCTACGGCTTGGTTCCGGGCGGGGAAAGTCGGCTTTGAGCCCAAACTTCCAACTTCTATGAGGTGCAGCGAAGGTCTGCTTCAGTTTCTACGCCGCGCCAGCTCTCGAAAAAGCGCAGGGGGCGAAACACCGATCTGCTCATGAAACCGTCGAAATTGCCTTCGTGACCGACAAGCCAGGCGTATGGATAATCCATTTCCATATGCTGTCGCATCAAAAGTCGGGCATGATGGCTTGGTTTGAGGTGGTATAACCGGAACATTGGAATGGAAGCGCTTTCGACCGTACAGGTTATTTCGACGCCTTCTGCAAAAGTCCAATCAACTCGTCAAATTTCGCACGCTGTTCTTCGGGGTCGCCGCTCTGGATGGCCGTCTCGACGCAGTGTGCGGCATGATTTTCGAGGATCAGTTTTTCGACACCCAGAATAGCTGACCTGATCGCCGCTGTTTGCGCCAGAATATCCATGCAGTAGCGGTCACCCTCGACCATCCTTGCCACGCCCCGCACTTGCCCTTCAAGCCGTGAAAGCCGGTCTAGCGTTTTATCTTTGTTCGCTTTCAATCGGGCCATCCTTATAAATATCGGAACCATTTAGCAGCAGTCCCGTTAATACCCCACACGGGTATAAAGAGAGGACACGTAATGGCACACCATCAGGATACGAATATGGGCTCTCGGTCTATGCACAGCAAGGATCATAACGCAAAGGGCGGCGGGTACGGCAAATTCTTTGCTATGATCGGCACCTCGACGGTTGTGATGTATGGTCTGATGTATCTCAACACCTACGCACTCGATCACGTCTTCTTCTCACAGACGCGTATGTGGATGGCGCTGTATATGGGTGGGATGATGGCGATTATCATGCTGGCCTTCATGCTCGGCATGTATTCCAACCGAAAAGCCAATATCGCGATTTTCGCGGGGGCCGCCATTGCCTTTGCGGCAGGCGTTTATCTGGTCCGCTCGCAGGATACGGTGGGTGATGTTGCTTGGATGAAGGCGATGATCCCGCACCATTCTATTGCGATCTTGGTTAGTGAACGCGCCAACTTCTCTGATCCACGGGTTCAGGAATTGGCCACCGCGATCATCGAAGCGCAGCGCGGCGAGATTGCGGAAATGAAGGGTTACATCGCAGATATCGAAGCCAACGGGGATGCGCCTGCCGGAACCTCGCGGACAGAACGCTGAGGCAAAGGAAACCATCATGCCAGACGATACACGCGACATTGCTGACGTAAAAACAGACCCCGCGGAATTCGCGACCGGAAAGACAGCCGTACTTTACCGCATGGCCCTGCCCGACCATCTGTGCCCGTCAGGACAGAAGGCTCGGTGGCTTTTAAAAAGCAAAGGATTTTCGGTCGATGATCGCCTTTTCCGGTCGAGGTCAGAGGTCGACGCGTTCAAAAAAGCGCAGGGCGTGCCCACCACCCCGCAGATCTGGATCGAAGGCGAGAGGGTTGGCGGCTATGACGCTCTGCGCCAAAAGCTCACCGACTATGACCCTGATGCGACAACCTATAAACCAGTAATCTACCTGTTCGCCGTGGCCGCCGCGACGGCGCTGGCGCTGTCCATCGGCTTTCTTGGCGCGATCACGTGGCAAACGCTCGGCTGGTTCATATCCGTCTCGATGATCCTGCTGGGGATGCAGAAACTGCGCGACATCGAAAGCTTCACGACGATGTTCCTCAACTATGATCTGCTGGCGCGCAAATGGGTTCCCTACGCCTATGTATACCCGTGGGTCGAAACCGGAGCGGGCGTTTTGATGACAGGCATGTTGCTGACCGGGCTTGCCGCCCCTGCCGCGCTTTTCATCGCCACTGTCGGCGCATTCAGCGTGTTCAAAGCCGTCTACATCGACAAACGAGAGCTTAAATGCGCCTGCGTGGGCGGAAATTCCAATGTGCCGCTCGGCTTCGTAAGCCTGTCTGAAAACCTGATGATGATGGGGATGGCGATCGTCATGTTGGGCTTGGCCATCGCCGGATAATATGGACAAGAGGAGAAAGCACTAATGAAACTTTCACGCACAAGCCCGTCACGCGGCCCGAATTCCGCGCAGGTCACCGGATTTTATGACGATGATACGGGAAGCATCCAATATCTCGTGGCGGACCCTAACACCCGACAGGCTGCCTTGATCGACACTGTACTTAGCTTTGATCCCAAGAGTGCAGCGACCAACAGCGACAGTGTAGAGTCCATTCTAGACTTTGCGAAGGCTGAGGGGCTGGACATCACGTGGATCCTCGACACGCACCCGCACGCCGATCACCTTATGGCCTCATCGTTTTTGAAAAAACGTCTGGGCAAACCGAATGCTATCGGGGCCAAGGTTCTGGACATCGCAGAGCTTTGGCGTGACTTTTACAACATGCCTGACGCATTCGATCCCGCCTCCGATTTCGATCATCTCTTCGAGGATGGTGACAGTTTTCAGATTGGGTCGCTTCCGGTTAAGGTCATGCTCTCGCCCGGTCACACTCTGGGATCGATCACTTATATTGTTGGTAACGATGCGGCCTTCGTCCACGACACCTTCATGCAGCCGGATGCGGGAACCGCGCGCGCAGATTTTCCCGGTGGCACGGCGGCTGACCTTTATGGCTCGTTGCAGGATATTCTGGCGCTGCCTGACGATACCCGACTGTTTATCGGACACGACTACGGCAGCGACTATCGCAAGACGCCTACGTGGGAATCTACCGTGGCCGAACAGCGCCGTCACAACATCCACGTTGGCGGTGGGACCAACAAGGCTGCGTATATTGACCTGCGAGAGGCACGCGACAACAGCCTCGCATTCCCCGATCGCATGCTGCACGTTTTGCAGATGAACCTGCGTGCAGGCGCGCTCCCTTCCACCGAAGACGACGACCAGCGCTACCTGAAAATTCCGCTAAACCGCTTCTAAGGAGACCACCATGGAGACCGAAACAACCGACAACGGCACGCTTGAAACCTGGACACCACAAGAGGTCCGTGATGCGTTTCAGCGCAATGAAATTGTCCTGATTGACGTGCGCACCCCGCAAGAATACGGGTTTGAACGTATAGAGGGCGCGCTCCTCGCACCTATGCAGGCCTTTGATCCGGATCACATGCCGGGCCAGTCTGACAAGCACATCGTATTTCATTGCGGTTCTGGTGTCCGGTCAGAAAAGGTAGCGCGGCTGTGCCTTGAACATGGATTCGAAAGGGTCGCCCACCTTGGAGGCGGCTTTGGTGCCTGGAAGGACACTGGCATGGCCTATACCGGAACCGATGTTGGCTCGGGCGCCCCCAAAAGCATGCAAAAGACAGCCACCAGCTAACTTTTTCGTTCGTATGAGACAGTGGAAACGTGCTGTTTGGCCTGAATTCCTCATAATTGGTCAGGATATACGTGAGAGAAATTATTAAGCTCTGGGCGTTCGGCATCAGAGAGTTCGGCTCGGCCAATGCCTTACCGTAGTAACTGGAAAGCAGCCGTTGGCGTAACTGCAGCGAAATGGGGCTTCGTCCGCATAGCTTCCCTTCGCCCCAGATGGGTGCAGGGAAGTTGGTCCAATTAGGCCATCCCCACCCCATGCACAAACGACGATGGACCCTTCGCCGACACTGGGCTATCACGTCAGGGCTTTTGACTGACCAGAGAGAATTGCCCCATGTCCGGCCACGGTGACCCTATCCCAATGACCTCCCGCGCTGGTGGCGCTTTATCCGGCGAGGCGCATGTGCCGGGGGACAAATCCATCTCCCACCGCTCGCTTATTTTGGGCGCGATGGCTGTAGGGGAGACCAAGGTCTCCGGCCTGCTGGAAGGCCAAGACGTTCTGGACACAGGCCGCGCGATGCAGGCCTTCGGGGCGGAAGTTATCAACCACGGCGGCGGCAACTGGTCGGTGCATGGCGTGGGTGTCGGCGGCTTTGCGGAACCAAGCCAAGTCATCGACTGCGGCAACTCCGGCACCGGCGTGCGGCTGATCATGGGCGCGATGGCGACCTCGCCGATCACCGCGACCTTCACGGGCGATGCCTCCTTGAATGGCCGTCCTATGGGCCGTGTGACGGATCCGCTGGCGCTGTTCGGCACGCAAAGCTACGGGCGCAAGGGCGGGCGGTTGCCAATGACGATTGTGGGCGCCGCGAACCCCGCCCCTGTCCGCTACACCGTGCCCATGCCCTCCGCTCAGGTGAAATCCGCGGTGCTACTGGCCGGGCTGAACGCGCCGGGCGAGACCGTGGTGATCGAGAAAGAAGCCACCCGCGACCATTCGGAGCGGATGCTCGTGGGTTTCGGCGCGAACCTGAGCGTGGACGACAGCAATGAAGGTCGCGTTATCACGCTGACAGGCCAGCCAGAATTGAAGCCGCAAACCATCACCGTGCCGCGTGACCCAAGCTCCGCCGCTTTTCCCGTTTGCGCGGGCATCGTCGCCCCGGGCTCCGACGTGTTGGTGCCTGGCATCGGGCTGAACCCGACCCGCGCGGGCCTTTTCACCACGTTGCAAGAAATGGGCGCGGACCTGACATTCGAGAACATGCGCGAAGAGGGTGGGGAGCCTGTGGCGGACCTGCGGGCGAAGTTCTCTGACAACATGCAAGGCATCGAGGTGCCGCCAGAGCGCGCGGCCTCGATGATCGACGAATATCCGGTGCTGTCCGTTGTCGCCGCATTCGCAACCGGCAAGACCGTCATGCGCGGCGTGAAAGAGCTGCGGGTGAAGGAAAGCGACCGTATCGACGCCATGGCGCGCGGGCTGGAGGCTTGCGGGGTGACTATTGAGGAAGACGAGGATACCTTTACCGTGCATGGTATGGGCGTCGGCGGCGTTCCGGGCGGTGGCACATGCGCCACCCATCTGGACCACCGCATCGCAATGTCTTTCATGGTGCTCGGGCTGGGCACGCAGAAGCCGGTCCATATTGACGACGGGGGGCCAATTGCGACATCCTTCCCGATTTTTGAGGATTTGATGCGCGGTTTGGGCGCGACCATTACAAGGGATTAGGGTTTATGCAGAAGTATTTTGCGAGTGTTGTAGTTGGCGGCGAGAGCGAATTGGACGCCAACTCCCGCATCTTCGTTGGCCATTCAGAGAGTATCACGCAGTTTCTCGCGACGCTGATGATGGCGTTTGACCAAGAAAACACGCAACTCCTTTTGCTGCGCCGTGCTGCATTGCTGGATGATTTCGAGGAGGGCGATTTCGACGCCCCGATCAATCTTGGGCCAGTGAAGGCGATGGACATCCAGCCGGGTCGATTGATTGCTGGCGATCCCTATCCCGGTGCGTTGCCTGCTGCCCTGCCAGAAAGCGGCTGCAAAATGGCGCTGGTCGAGCTTGCCGTAAAAACTGGCGGTGGTCAGGTTGCACTGGTCGGTGTGAAAGCTGCAAACGCGATTCAAGGCCTGCGGATCATCCTCAGCGATGCGGAGCAGGGCGGCGCGACCATCACCTCGGTTGAAGGCCTGATGGATGCGGAATTGCACGCGGATGATGCCTACGACTTCGATGCCAAGCCAAGCGCGCTGGCTGCACGGGTTGCCGGTGGCGAGCATGTCGCGATGAGCGAACCGATTGCCTTCGGTGCCTAAACCCCTGCTATGGGCGTGGGCGGTCACGACCGCCGCGCTCTACGGCGTGCTGGCCTACGGGTCTTACGTCACAATGCCCTCCCTTGCGGGGGGCATGTTGGGTTTTGACATGCGCCCGCTTGGCATGAACGCTTCGGACGGTGCTACCTACATGGCGGCCATGACCGACGCGGGCCGTCTCTATTACTTGACCTGGCTGAAGCCGCTGGACACCGCATTTATCGCGGCGCTGGTTGTGCTGGGCGTTGCGCTTTCTCGGACCTTTGACGGCCGCCTGCTATGGATGTCGGTCGTGGCGGCGTTGGTTTATGGCGTGATGGATCTAGCGGAAAACCAAATGGTTGCGTCGCTGATGAAGGAGGCGCAAGGGGGCAGCGATCCCGAGTTTGCGTTGATCGCGTGGGCAACGCGCTCCAAGTTTGCTGCAATAGCCGTAATGGCACTGACCCTTCTGGCGCAGTGGCGCAGATCACCTCGCCACGGCTAACGGTCCTGCCCCAACGCTTGCACCGACTTTGCACGAGGCCTACACCTGCTGACGACCCAAACTGACGAGACAGATGCCATGAAATTCACAGTCGCAATCGACGGCCCTGCCGCGGCAGGCAAGGGCACGCTCTCCAAACGGGTCGCCACCGAGTTCGGGTTTGCCCATCTCGACACGGGGTTGCTTTATCGTGCCACGGGCGCGCGGGTTCTGGCAGGGGCGGAACCAGTTGAGGCTGCGAAAGGCCTGACACCGGACGACATGGCCCGCGATGATTTGCGCACCACAGCGGTCGCGCAAGCGGCCTCGAAAGTGGCCGCAATTCCAGAGGTGCGCGCGGCGCTGGTCCAGTTCCAGCGCGACTTTGCCAGACGCGAAGGGGGCGCAGTTCTGGACGGGCGCGACATAGGCACGGTGATCTGCCCGGATGCGGACGTGAAGCTGTTCGTCACCGCCTCCGACGCCGTTCGGGCGGAGCGGCGCTATCTGGAGCTTTCAGGCAACGGCCATGAGGTCACACGCGAAGGCGTCCTGCGTGATCTGCAAGAACGCGACGCCCGCGACCGTGACCGCGAAGCAGCTCCCTTGGCGGCGGCGGCAGATGCAGTGGTGATCGACACGTCTGACATGACAATCGACGCCGCTGTGCAGGCGGCTGTCCGCTTCATCAAGGCCCGCATCTAGGCTGAAACTGCTTAAACGGTCTCCTTGGGCGCCTCGTGGCAAGAAACCGCCACACTTTCCTGCGACATTCACGGTGTTTCGCCGATAGAGGACTTCCGTACTCGTCAGGGTATACGCATCCGTGGTTAAGGGGCATCAGACAGATCAAAACCCCAGTAAACCAACGCCTTTTAGGCGAAAGGAGAAGTAATGCCTTCAGCACAAGAAACCATCGCAGCAGGCCTCGAAACCATAGCCAAAACCGTCACGCAAGATCCCGGCCTTCTGGAGAATGTTGCCCTCGCCGATATCAGCGGCGGGACCGACGGGGCGCGACTGATGAATGACGTTATTCTGCAAGCAATTGTCGACACCGGCGTGAATGCTGACGGTGCGCTGACGCCCGACGACATCCGCACCATCAGCGATTACATCCGCGAAACTCCGGCGCTTTACGCTGATTTCGTTGAAGGTCACGGCAATGACGAAGGCCAGCTTGAAACGGGATTCCACCTTGTGCAGGGCGACGGCGGCTCTTTCATGTTTCAGGGGCGGCATCTGGTGGATAACATCGCTGACGCGATTTACCACGTGGGCTTCGAATACGGCAACGGGGTCTTCCTGAACGAGGATGGCGACGCGAATGAACCCGTCGATGACATAGCGGGATGGCTCAACTTTTTCGTCAACGGCGTGAACGTCGTCTACGGCACGGATGCAGGTGAAACGCTCTATTCCGGCGATTATAGCCCGGAGTTGTCCGTCGCAGCGGACGAGGTATTTTACGCCGGCGCCGGCGATGATCTGATCTGGCCCGAAAGTGGCAATGATATTGTGTGGGCAGGGGCGGGCAATGACGTTGCTGCTGGCGGCGACGGCAATGATCTGCTGATCGGCGAGGCAGGCGATGACCGCCTTTGGGGCGACGCTGGAAATGACGAACTGCATGGCGACGCAGGCTCAGACACGCTGGGCGGAGGCCTTGGGGATGACACGCTCCACGGGGGCGCGGATGCGGATAACCTGTGGGGCGACGAAGGCTCGGACATCATCTACGGCGACGATGGCAACGATGTGATCGACGGCGGCTCAGGCGATGACGGACTGGTCGGTGGCAATGGCAATGATGAGATTTGGGGCGGTGACGGCGCGGATGTCATGTATGGCGGTGCGGGTGCGGATACGCTGGGCGGCGGCATCGGGAATGACGAGCTTTACGGCGACGAAGGCGCGGACGAGCTGTGGGGCAATGAGGGCGATGACTTTATCCTTGGCGGCGCGGACGACGACCTTATTGGCGGCGGCGACGGTGACGATGTGATCTCCGGCGATGATGGGCAGGACACGCTCTGGGGCGAGGCCGGTCATGACTGGATTTACGGCGGCCAAGGCGTGGACCGCATCGGTGGCGGAGACGGCAATGATCACATCGAAGGTGGCGACGGCGTGGACACGGTGTTCGGCGATGCGGGCGACGATGTGCTTTCCGGCGATGCAGGCAATGACTTGCTTTATGGCGGCAACGATAATGACACCCTGATCGGCGGCAGTGGCGATGACCTGCTGAACGGGCAGGAGGGCAGCGACTTGATCTATGGCGGCGCGGGCGTGGACCGGCTTGTCGGCTGGGATCTTGATGGCGCCCGCGACGTGTTCATCTTCGGCGCAGGCGACAGCGGCACCACAGCAAGCACCATGGATCTGGTCGAAGGGTTTGTGAGTGGCGAGGATCAAATTGACCTTAGCAGCTATGGCAACCTCAGCTTTGTGGCGGTTCTCAGCGGGTCTGGTGCTGCCGAAGTAACCTTCGATGGCGATTACATCTGGGTCGACGGGAATGGCGATGGTGTGGCCGACCTTGGGGTGGAACTGCAAGGTATCGACACCGTCGCTGCAAGTGACTTCCTGCTGTAACGGACCTGACAGGCAAGCAGTTCTGGCCGCGCTGGAGTGTTCCGGCGCGGCTTTTGCATGTCTCGGGATTGGTAAGATAGGCGGCCGCCCATTTCGGGCTGCGGTCGTCATGTTGCAGGCGTTACCCTGCATCCCTTCGGGGTTTAGCGTCCCCTATATTGCCGGCGGTCGCGGGAAGCCCCAATGCGGGGCCAGTGACCACAGAACGATTGCGAAGCGTTTGTGACGCCGCGCGTTTGGTTAACCGAGGACAGGATATAGGGCGCAGGCCTTAAGGTTTGGTAGCGGGTGCGTTCTGTGGAAGCTGGAGTAGAGCCTAGTTTGGCGGCTCTCCGCGTGCTAAACAGATGTATGGGAAACACAGCGCCAAATATGGGTCCAACATATCGAGCCAGCGCCTGCCGCGAGGCGCTTCAGTTTGCGATCGTGTTGATGGCGACCCTACTGCTGGCCTTGCCGCTTCTTGCGCAGGACGGGGGATCTGGGCGTATCGCTTTGATCATAGGGAACGGAGCGTATGAGAACGTGGCCGAGCTTCGCAACCCGCGCAACGACTCCGCCGACCTTGCGGCGTCGCTGACGGCGGCGGGGTTCCAAGTCGACCTGCATCTGGATCAAGACCAAGGAAAGATGCTGGACACGCTCAGGGCCTTCCGGCGCAAGGCGGACAGGGCGGAGATTGCGCTGATCTATTACGCGGGACACGGCATCGAAATTGACCGCCAGAACTACCTGCTGCCCGTTGATGCGGTTCTGGAAACCGACGCGGACGTCAACTTTGAGGCGGTTAAGCTGGAAACGATGGTCTTCGCTGCGAGCGGGGCGACACGTCTGAGCATGGTCGTTGTGGACGCTTGCCGAAACAACCCTTTTGCCAGCTCGATGAAACGCACCAACGCCAGCCGATCTATCGGGCGCGGCTTGTCGGCGATCGAGCCCACCAAAAACACCCTCGTGGCCTATGCGGCGAAAGAAGGCACTACGGCCGCTGACGGTATTGGTCGCAACAGCCCCTACGCCACTGCCTTGATTGATGCGCTTGGGCAACGCGATCTGGAGGTTGGATTGATGATGCGGCGGGTTCGCGACAGCGTCCTCAAAGCAACGGCAGGCAAGCAAGAGCCCTTTGTCTACGGCTCGCTCTCGGCTGATCCGATATATCTGAATGACACCCGCGGGATCGCCCCCGGCACGACCATAATCGACACCTCGGAAGGGCGCGTCGAAGACGTCCCGACGGCCAACGCCGCCGAAATCGTTTTTTGGAAATCCATCGCGGACACCACGAAACCGTCCTTGCTTGAAGCCTATCTCGACTTATATCCCGA
Above is a window of Litoreibacter janthinus DNA encoding:
- a CDS encoding rhodanese-like domain-containing protein, whose protein sequence is METETTDNGTLETWTPQEVRDAFQRNEIVLIDVRTPQEYGFERIEGALLAPMQAFDPDHMPGQSDKHIVFHCGSGVRSEKVARLCLEHGFERVAHLGGGFGAWKDTGMAYTGTDVGSGAPKSMQKTATS
- the rpiB gene encoding ribose 5-phosphate isomerase B, which translates into the protein MTAKTRIVLSSDHADIELRKTIAAHVAALGYEVEDIGPMTSESTHYPKHGEAAARRVASGDCALGIIVCGTGQGIMMAANKVKGIRCGVCSDTFSARMIRQHNNANMLSLGARVIGEGLALDIVDAFLGAEFEGGRHATRVDMISAIEG
- a CDS encoding MBL fold metallo-hydrolase, yielding MKLSRTSPSRGPNSAQVTGFYDDDTGSIQYLVADPNTRQAALIDTVLSFDPKSAATNSDSVESILDFAKAEGLDITWILDTHPHADHLMASSFLKKRLGKPNAIGAKVLDIAELWRDFYNMPDAFDPASDFDHLFEDGDSFQIGSLPVKVMLSPGHTLGSITYIVGNDAAFVHDTFMQPDAGTARADFPGGTAADLYGSLQDILALPDDTRLFIGHDYGSDYRKTPTWESTVAEQRRHNIHVGGGTNKAAYIDLREARDNSLAFPDRMLHVLQMNLRAGALPSTEDDDQRYLKIPLNRF
- a CDS encoding glutaredoxin family protein, producing the protein MPDDTRDIADVKTDPAEFATGKTAVLYRMALPDHLCPSGQKARWLLKSKGFSVDDRLFRSRSEVDAFKKAQGVPTTPQIWIEGERVGGYDALRQKLTDYDPDATTYKPVIYLFAVAAATALALSIGFLGAITWQTLGWFISVSMILLGMQKLRDIESFTTMFLNYDLLARKWVPYAYVYPWVETGAGVLMTGMLLTGLAAPAALFIATVGAFSVFKAVYIDKRELKCACVGGNSNVPLGFVSLSENLMMMGMAIVMLGLAIAG
- a CDS encoding (d)CMP kinase: MKFTVAIDGPAAAGKGTLSKRVATEFGFAHLDTGLLYRATGARVLAGAEPVEAAKGLTPDDMARDDLRTTAVAQAASKVAAIPEVRAALVQFQRDFARREGGAVLDGRDIGTVICPDADVKLFVTASDAVRAERRYLELSGNGHEVTREGVLRDLQERDARDRDREAAPLAAAADAVVIDTSDMTIDAAVQAAVRFIKARI
- a CDS encoding DUF305 domain-containing protein, translating into MAHHQDTNMGSRSMHSKDHNAKGGGYGKFFAMIGTSTVVMYGLMYLNTYALDHVFFSQTRMWMALYMGGMMAIIMLAFMLGMYSNRKANIAIFAGAAIAFAAGVYLVRSQDTVGDVAWMKAMIPHHSIAILVSERANFSDPRVQELATAIIEAQRGEIAEMKGYIADIEANGDAPAGTSRTER
- a CDS encoding calcium-binding protein, producing MPSAQETIAAGLETIAKTVTQDPGLLENVALADISGGTDGARLMNDVILQAIVDTGVNADGALTPDDIRTISDYIRETPALYADFVEGHGNDEGQLETGFHLVQGDGGSFMFQGRHLVDNIADAIYHVGFEYGNGVFLNEDGDANEPVDDIAGWLNFFVNGVNVVYGTDAGETLYSGDYSPELSVAADEVFYAGAGDDLIWPESGNDIVWAGAGNDVAAGGDGNDLLIGEAGDDRLWGDAGNDELHGDAGSDTLGGGLGDDTLHGGADADNLWGDEGSDIIYGDDGNDVIDGGSGDDGLVGGNGNDEIWGGDGADVMYGGAGADTLGGGIGNDELYGDEGADELWGNEGDDFILGGADDDLIGGGDGDDVISGDDGQDTLWGEAGHDWIYGGQGVDRIGGGDGNDHIEGGDGVDTVFGDAGDDVLSGDAGNDLLYGGNDNDTLIGGSGDDLLNGQEGSDLIYGGAGVDRLVGWDLDGARDVFIFGAGDSGTTASTMDLVEGFVSGEDQIDLSSYGNLSFVAVLSGSGAAEVTFDGDYIWVDGNGDGVADLGVELQGIDTVAASDFLL
- the aroA gene encoding 3-phosphoshikimate 1-carboxyvinyltransferase, with amino-acid sequence MSGHGDPIPMTSRAGGALSGEAHVPGDKSISHRSLILGAMAVGETKVSGLLEGQDVLDTGRAMQAFGAEVINHGGGNWSVHGVGVGGFAEPSQVIDCGNSGTGVRLIMGAMATSPITATFTGDASLNGRPMGRVTDPLALFGTQSYGRKGGRLPMTIVGAANPAPVRYTVPMPSAQVKSAVLLAGLNAPGETVVIEKEATRDHSERMLVGFGANLSVDDSNEGRVITLTGQPELKPQTITVPRDPSSAAFPVCAGIVAPGSDVLVPGIGLNPTRAGLFTTLQEMGADLTFENMREEGGEPVADLRAKFSDNMQGIEVPPERAASMIDEYPVLSVVAAFATGKTVMRGVKELRVKESDRIDAMARGLEACGVTIEEDEDTFTVHGMGVGGVPGGGTCATHLDHRIAMSFMVLGLGTQKPVHIDDGGPIATSFPIFEDLMRGLGATITRD
- a CDS encoding metal-sensitive transcriptional regulator is translated as MARLKANKDKTLDRLSRLEGQVRGVARMVEGDRYCMDILAQTAAIRSAILGVEKLILENHAAHCVETAIQSGDPEEQRAKFDELIGLLQKASK
- a CDS encoding caspase family protein — its product is MGNTAPNMGPTYRASACREALQFAIVLMATLLLALPLLAQDGGSGRIALIIGNGAYENVAELRNPRNDSADLAASLTAAGFQVDLHLDQDQGKMLDTLRAFRRKADRAEIALIYYAGHGIEIDRQNYLLPVDAVLETDADVNFEAVKLETMVFAASGATRLSMVVVDACRNNPFASSMKRTNASRSIGRGLSAIEPTKNTLVAYAAKEGTTAADGIGRNSPYATALIDALGQRDLEVGLMMRRVRDSVLKATAGKQEPFVYGSLSADPIYLNDTRGIAPGTTIIDTSEGRVEDVPTANAAEIVFWKSIADTTKPSLLEAYLDLYPDGFFAELANAKIELLGGATPPPQKVATAAPFETLAPVIAEDRALSRDELVELQERLSSLGHALGSADGVAGRRTKAAIREYEQAEGRPVLGLASLPVLKALRDKVSEAELKDWRARKAASVTKAKTAAPKPAKAAARPKQVTQPKVVAPKATAPPPPKVVAKKVTPKPSNKYTQFCGANRQCGTAECRSGDSGQFFKKTRNCKFCSLYSQRCR